One part of the Denticeps clupeoides chromosome 8, fDenClu1.1, whole genome shotgun sequence genome encodes these proteins:
- the cdk5r1b gene encoding cyclin-dependent kinase 5 activator 1b — MGTVLSLSPSYRKAALFEDGPAAVGHYTAVQNSKNAKDKNLKRHSLINVLPWKRIVAVSAKKKGSKKVQPNAAYQNNVAHLNSENLKKSQSCANLSTFAQDPSASPAKSGTGAASSAKKAPPSGANVAPGTPKRVIVQASTSELLRCLGEFLCRRCYRLKHLSPTDPVLWLRSVDRSLLLQGWQDQGFITPANVVFVYMLCRDVVPSEVAAEHELQAVLLTCLYLSYSYMGNEISYPLKPFLVESSKETFWDRCLSIIELMSGKMLKINSDPHYFTQVFADLKNESQKEEERSRLLIGLDR; from the coding sequence ATGGGAACCGTGCTGTCCCTCTCGCCCAGCTACCGCAAGGCCGCCCTGTTCGAGGACGGCCCGGCCGCGGTGGGCCACTACACGGCCGTGCAGAACAGCAAGAACGCCAAGGACAAGAACCTGAAGCGCCACTCGCTCATCAACGTGCTGCCGTGGAAGCGCATCGTGGCCGTCTCCGCCAAGAAGAAGGGTTCCAAGAAGGTGCAGCCCAACGCCGCCTACCAGAACAACGTGGCCCACCTGAACAGCGAGAACCTGAAGAAGTCGCAGTCGTGCGCCAACCTCTCCACCTTCGCCCAGGACCCGAGCGCCAGCCCGGCGAAGAGCGGCACCGGCGCCGCGTCCTCGGCCAAGAAGGCGCCGCCCTCCGGCGCCAATGTGGCCCCCGGGACCCCCAAGCGCGTGATCGTCCAGGCGTCAACCAGCGAGCTGCTGCGCTGCCTGGGCGAGTTCCTGTGCCGCCGGTGCTACCGGCTGAAGCACCTGTCCCCCACCGACCCGGTGCTGTGGCTGCGCAGCGTGGACCGCTCGCTCCTGCTGCAGGGCTGGCAGGACCAGGGCTTCATCACCCCCGCCAACGTGGTCTTCGTCTACATGCTGTGCCGGGACGTGGTGCCGTCGGAGGTGGCCGCGGAGCACGAGCTGCAGGCCGTCCTGCTCACCTGCCTCTACCTGTCCTACTCCTACATGGGCAACGAGATCTCCTACCCGCTCAAGCCCTTCCTGGTGGAGAGCTCCAAGGAGACCTTCTGGGACCGCTGCCTGTCCATCATCGAGCTGATGAGCGGCAAGATGCTGAAGATCAACTCCGACCCGCACTACTTCACGCAGGTCTTCGCCGACCTGAAGAACGAGagccagaaggaggaggagaggagccgGCTGCTGATCGGCCTGGACCGGTGA